Proteins encoded by one window of Psychromonas sp. L1A2:
- a CDS encoding DMT family transporter: protein MPHNYTPTVKDWLSLLLLILLWGTSFMFTAVSLQSFSPVAIVSLRVLIAAVILTLFMYAKGWRLPVEPLAWAVFLLLGVMGNLLPFLLISTGQKGISSGITGLLMAFMPLATMILAHYFVSGESLNRFKIFGFVLGITGVVIVLWPSLIGAHSNLLSGLLILLATFSYAINAILVRRLPSYNPVVTAAGVMIISSLVIVPFWLWQDLPWQQSYSLNASLSMLWLGVGPTAFATILLFAVIGTAGPTFLSYINYVIPIVAYFTGALLLGEAIEWQSLGAMLLIILGIALTRKRVAG, encoded by the coding sequence ATGCCTCACAACTATACACCTACTGTTAAAGACTGGCTTTCTCTGCTGTTACTGATTTTGCTGTGGGGTACGTCATTTATGTTTACCGCTGTCTCACTGCAAAGCTTTAGCCCTGTGGCTATCGTTTCTCTTAGAGTCTTGATTGCAGCGGTTATTCTAACGCTCTTTATGTATGCCAAGGGTTGGCGTTTACCTGTAGAGCCGTTGGCTTGGGCGGTATTTTTATTGCTGGGTGTTATGGGGAACTTGTTGCCATTTCTGCTTATCTCAACGGGTCAGAAAGGTATTAGCTCGGGCATTACGGGATTGTTGATGGCATTTATGCCGTTGGCAACAATGATTTTGGCACATTATTTTGTATCAGGAGAAAGCCTAAATCGCTTTAAAATATTCGGTTTTGTGTTAGGTATTACTGGCGTGGTTATTGTGCTTTGGCCGTCGTTAATCGGAGCTCACAGTAACTTACTGAGTGGTCTATTGATTTTACTCGCTACTTTTAGCTATGCGATCAATGCCATTTTAGTGAGGCGATTGCCTTCTTATAATCCTGTTGTAACAGCGGCAGGCGTGATGATTATTTCGAGTCTCGTTATAGTGCCATTTTGGCTGTGGCAAGATTTACCATGGCAACAAAGTTATTCTTTAAACGCCTCGTTATCCATGCTGTGGTTAGGTGTTGGCCCGACTGCGTTTGCTACCATTCTTTTGTTTGCAGTTATCGGCACGGCTGGCCCTACGTTTCTTTCGTATATTAATTACGTGATTCCTATTGTTGCGTATTTTACTGGTGCGCTTCTTTTGGGCGAAGCCATTGAATGGCAAAGCCTAGGGGCGATGTTATTGATCATTTTAGGGATAGCGTTAACGCGTAAGCGGGTTGCTGGTTGA
- a CDS encoding PQQ-dependent sugar dehydrogenase, whose product MPEIHDNGQGGLLDIALHPDFEKNRLIYFTYASENETGSNTALMRAKLDIDNNQLVDQKRLYLGEGDSTRGNHYGSRIAITDEFVYFSIGDRGQRDKNPQNLSLDGGKIYRLNLDGSIPTSNPFYQQANAKKAIYSYGHRNPQGLITLTDRNQVWSHEHGPRGGDEVNLIESGKNYGWPVIGYGVNYIGTDYTDITEKEGMEQPKLYWDPSIAPSGMAYISSNKYPQWQGKILLGSMKFGHLVLLEIDNDNVVKQTKLLANAGRVRNVIQGNDGYIYLGIDGKGILRLMP is encoded by the coding sequence TTGCCTGAAATTCATGATAATGGGCAAGGCGGTTTACTGGATATTGCATTACACCCAGATTTTGAAAAAAATCGGCTTATCTATTTCACCTATGCGAGTGAAAATGAAACAGGAAGTAATACTGCTTTAATGCGTGCGAAGTTAGATATTGATAATAATCAGTTGGTTGACCAGAAAAGATTATACCTTGGTGAAGGTGACTCAACGCGAGGAAACCATTATGGTAGCCGCATTGCCATCACCGATGAATTTGTTTACTTTTCAATTGGAGACCGTGGACAACGCGATAAAAACCCGCAAAATTTATCATTGGATGGTGGTAAAATTTATCGATTAAATCTTGATGGCAGTATCCCAACCTCTAACCCTTTTTATCAACAAGCTAACGCTAAAAAAGCAATTTATTCCTATGGACATCGTAATCCACAAGGGTTAATTACACTTACTGATCGCAATCAAGTTTGGTCACATGAACATGGCCCAAGAGGCGGCGATGAAGTTAACTTGATTGAGTCAGGGAAAAATTATGGCTGGCCCGTTATCGGTTATGGCGTGAATTATATTGGTACGGATTACACCGACATCACTGAAAAAGAAGGCATGGAGCAACCTAAGTTATATTGGGATCCTTCCATTGCCCCTTCTGGCATGGCGTATATTAGCAGTAATAAATACCCGCAATGGCAAGGTAAAATATTACTCGGTTCAATGAAGTTTGGGCATTTAGTATTACTGGAGATAGATAACGACAATGTAGTGAAACAAACTAAATTATTGGCTAACGCAGGTAGAGTAAGAAATGTGATTCAAGGTAATGATGGCTATATTTATTTGGGTATTGATGGGAAAGGTATTCTGAGACTAATGCCTTAA
- a CDS encoding bile acid:sodium symporter family protein: MTPIIAQTVAQVMLPVVLGLVMLGMGLSLQIKDFKAVLKAPKVTVIGFLLQLFLLPILALFIIKLFALNQTAAAGLFLLALCPGGATSNLFSFIAKGNLALSVCLTSVVSMLSPFIIPIAFVGFIHYNGSTDSQLFNLPLLPAMKQLTIVTLLPTVIGMSIRCFAEQWAQSAIPLIKKGSTIAMLLVVTALVLTNLSIIPAMLSLQGIAVMALCVLALIIAYFIAGKLNVNETDRKTIAIEVGVQNAGTAMMIAFTIMHQPALAAIPLMYGLLMNIPAFLFVYWLLNKNKGKDKMTMPIKVNP, from the coding sequence ATGACACCAATTATCGCTCAAACTGTTGCTCAAGTTATGCTGCCTGTTGTATTGGGGCTGGTAATGTTGGGAATGGGGTTAAGTTTACAAATAAAAGATTTTAAAGCGGTACTAAAAGCGCCTAAAGTCACGGTGATTGGTTTTTTATTACAACTGTTTTTACTGCCAATACTCGCTCTATTTATTATCAAGCTTTTTGCACTTAATCAAACAGCTGCAGCAGGGCTTTTTTTATTGGCATTATGTCCTGGCGGTGCGACTTCAAACTTATTCTCATTTATTGCGAAAGGTAACCTCGCCTTAAGTGTCTGCTTAACCAGTGTAGTCAGTATGTTATCGCCATTTATTATCCCCATCGCTTTTGTTGGTTTTATCCATTACAACGGTAGCACAGATAGCCAATTATTTAATTTACCTTTATTGCCAGCAATGAAACAACTCACTATTGTCACCTTACTACCGACTGTTATTGGTATGAGTATTCGTTGTTTTGCCGAACAATGGGCACAGTCTGCCATTCCTTTGATTAAAAAGGGATCGACTATCGCAATGTTACTCGTAGTTACTGCGCTTGTTTTGACAAACTTAAGCATCATTCCTGCAATGCTTTCTTTGCAAGGTATCGCTGTAATGGCGTTGTGTGTTTTAGCGTTAATCATTGCCTATTTTATTGCAGGTAAGTTGAATGTTAACGAAACCGATAGAAAAACCATTGCAATAGAAGTGGGAGTGCAAAATGCAGGTACCGCGATGATGATTGCCTTCACTATCATGCATCAACCTGCACTAGCGGCTATTCCTTTAATGTACGGGCTGTTAATGAATATACCCGCATTCCTTTTTGTATATTGGCTCTTAAACAAAAATAAAGGCAAAGATAAAATGACTATGCCAATAAAGGTAAATCCTTAG
- a CDS encoding SDR family oxidoreductase, with protein sequence MSKIILITGASTGFGHDTALSLIGEGYKVFASMRDPLGKNSVHAQKLTAAGAYVVELDVINEQSIEQAIQIVKDQAGHIDVLINNAGIASAGVTEAFSTEQMVALFDVNVFGVHRVIRSVLPMMRENKKGLIINVGSILGRVTFPFFGIYGASKYAVEALTDSLRYEVSQFGVDVALIQPSAYPTDMYGSAQQPLNSDCVKNYGDVGEIPGAMFSSFMSMFEAADAPKPHDIAEAIVELIKTPDGQRPARTVVGNSFGSEAINAAVAPIQNAVMQTLGLGHLEALKKS encoded by the coding sequence ATGTCTAAAATAATTTTAATTACAGGTGCCTCTACGGGCTTTGGTCACGATACTGCGTTATCACTTATTGGTGAAGGATATAAAGTATTTGCTTCTATGCGTGATCCTTTAGGTAAAAATAGTGTGCACGCTCAAAAATTAACAGCTGCTGGTGCCTATGTTGTTGAGCTTGACGTGATAAATGAGCAATCAATAGAGCAAGCAATACAAATAGTAAAAGACCAAGCTGGCCATATCGATGTGCTTATTAATAATGCAGGTATTGCTTCTGCAGGGGTGACGGAAGCTTTTTCAACCGAACAAATGGTTGCATTATTTGATGTGAATGTATTTGGTGTTCATCGTGTCATTCGGTCAGTGTTACCGATGATGCGTGAAAATAAAAAAGGCCTAATTATTAATGTGGGCTCTATTTTAGGTAGAGTTACTTTTCCATTTTTTGGCATTTATGGTGCCAGTAAATATGCCGTTGAAGCATTAACAGATAGCCTACGTTATGAGGTTTCCCAGTTTGGTGTAGATGTTGCGTTAATACAGCCTAGTGCCTATCCAACTGATATGTATGGTAGTGCACAACAACCTTTAAATTCCGATTGTGTAAAAAATTATGGCGATGTTGGTGAAATTCCAGGGGCTATGTTTTCAAGCTTTATGTCAATGTTCGAAGCAGCTGATGCACCTAAACCACATGATATTGCCGAAGCAATTGTTGAGTTAATTAAGACTCCAGATGGTCAACGTCCAGCTCGTACTGTTGTAGGTAATAGTTTTGGTTCAGAGGCTATTAATGCGGCGGTGGCACCTATTCAGAATGCTGTAATGCAAACACTGGGTCTTGGGCATCTAGAAGCTCTTAAAAAGAGTTAA
- the hisM gene encoding histidine ABC transporter permease HisM gives MFELLEMYWKPFLYFDGYSYSGLIITMWLLIFSVVVGFLLSIPLAVARNTKYKVISWSVAAFTTIFRGTPLYLQLLICYSGIYSLSFVQDQALLGQFFRDGMYCTLLTFSLNTAAYMCEMLAGALKNVDTGEIEAAKAFGMNRFKIYLYIIFPSALKQSIPQYSNEVIIVLHSTTIAFTATVPDILKVARDANSATYMTFQSFGIAAVLYLILSFILFYFFRRFEFYYTAHLPNNQRSKSLFSTYFSTQKKKVSAE, from the coding sequence ATGTTTGAACTATTAGAGATGTATTGGAAACCTTTTTTGTATTTTGATGGTTATAGTTACTCTGGTCTTATTATTACTATGTGGCTATTAATTTTTTCAGTTGTTGTTGGGTTTTTATTATCGATCCCTTTAGCGGTTGCACGTAATACTAAATATAAAGTAATAAGCTGGAGTGTTGCGGCTTTTACGACCATTTTTCGCGGTACGCCACTCTATTTACAATTACTCATTTGTTATTCAGGTATTTACAGCCTGTCTTTTGTGCAAGATCAAGCTCTATTGGGGCAGTTTTTCCGTGATGGCATGTATTGCACGTTGCTAACGTTTTCTCTTAATACCGCTGCTTATATGTGTGAAATGTTAGCGGGGGCATTAAAAAATGTCGATACCGGTGAAATCGAAGCCGCCAAAGCTTTTGGGATGAACCGTTTCAAGATCTATTTATATATTATTTTTCCCTCGGCCCTTAAGCAATCTATTCCACAGTACAGTAACGAAGTTATTATCGTACTGCATTCAACAACGATTGCGTTTACCGCGACAGTTCCTGATATTTTGAAAGTTGCTAGGGATGCTAATTCAGCTACATATATGACCTTCCAATCCTTTGGTATAGCTGCTGTTTTATACTTGATCTTGTCATTTATTTTATTCTATTTTTTCAGACGTTTTGAATTTTATTACACAGCTCATTTACCTAATAACCAACGTAGCAAAAGTTTATTTTCTACCTATTTTTCCACACAAAAGAAAAAAGTGAGTGCAGAATGA
- a CDS encoding LysR family transcriptional regulator, with translation MNNISNIQLFVNVVEKGSFSAVARSMEVTPSAVSRQISQLEKELGARLFQRTTRKQSLTEAGDIYFQHAKRLVDDIEVAKLAVKKLADKPSGRLRITAEADFALTFIEPILPEFLQLYPEIQISINMNSAPLDLIDENLDLALRIGHLDNSSLTARKLGDSQSVICASPNYLLKHGQPTHPHDLQTHNCLSFNSKISNNRWRFEMANHPIEVPIKGSLSVNSLSFLRKAALKDLGIIMIPKWMVHDELLQESLTPILEAFSIMQPSTPINAIFTNKRQLAPKTRAFIDFLTQRLTKG, from the coding sequence ATGAATAACATATCAAACATACAATTGTTCGTTAACGTTGTTGAGAAAGGAAGTTTCTCTGCTGTCGCTCGCTCTATGGAAGTGACACCATCTGCGGTATCTCGTCAAATATCTCAGTTAGAAAAAGAACTAGGCGCTCGTTTATTTCAACGTACAACGCGTAAGCAAAGCCTCACCGAAGCCGGAGATATTTATTTTCAGCATGCGAAACGATTAGTTGATGATATAGAAGTGGCTAAACTTGCCGTCAAAAAACTAGCTGATAAACCTTCTGGTCGGTTGCGAATAACGGCAGAAGCTGATTTTGCGTTAACATTTATCGAGCCTATTTTACCTGAGTTTCTGCAGTTATATCCTGAAATACAAATCAGCATAAATATGAACTCTGCTCCACTTGATTTAATTGATGAAAACCTTGATTTGGCATTACGGATAGGTCATTTAGATAATTCTAGTTTAACCGCTCGTAAGTTGGGTGACAGTCAATCTGTGATTTGTGCAAGTCCTAATTATCTTTTAAAGCATGGACAACCAACACACCCTCATGATTTACAAACACACAACTGCCTTTCATTTAACAGCAAGATAAGTAATAACCGTTGGCGTTTTGAAATGGCTAACCATCCTATAGAAGTGCCAATCAAAGGGTCTTTAAGCGTTAATAGTTTGAGTTTCTTACGTAAAGCCGCATTGAAAGATCTCGGAATAATAATGATTCCAAAATGGATGGTGCATGATGAGTTATTACAAGAAAGTCTAACGCCAATACTCGAAGCATTTTCAATCATGCAACCTAGTACGCCTATTAATGCCATATTTACTAATAAACGACAATTAGCACCCAAAACAAGAGCATTTATCGATTTTTTAACACAGCGTCTGACTAAAGGGTAA
- a CDS encoding DoxX family protein encodes MMNTATQNYGATIARVSLGVVLIAHGLLKVLVFTIPGAVSYFESVGIPAIFIYLTLFGEFAGGTALLLGAYSRLSALLSMPILLGAVWVHSGNGWTFSSAGGGWEYPALLFVLAVIVALQGNGAFALRKLPLIDGLIPQSMKI; translated from the coding sequence ATGATGAATACAGCAACACAAAATTATGGTGCAACAATTGCTCGAGTTTCTCTGGGAGTTGTATTAATTGCGCATGGCTTGCTTAAGGTGTTAGTTTTTACTATTCCCGGTGCAGTTAGTTATTTTGAAAGTGTAGGAATTCCTGCAATTTTTATATATTTAACACTCTTCGGAGAGTTTGCTGGTGGAACTGCTTTATTACTTGGCGCTTATTCGCGCCTAAGCGCATTATTAAGTATGCCAATTTTGTTAGGCGCAGTATGGGTCCATAGTGGGAATGGATGGACATTTAGCAGTGCAGGTGGCGGTTGGGAATATCCTGCGCTTTTATTTGTGCTTGCCGTTATTGTCGCGCTGCAAGGCAATGGTGCATTTGCTCTTCGTAAACTTCCTTTAATTGACGGTCTTATTCCTCAATCCATGAAGATTTAA
- a CDS encoding transporter substrate-binding domain-containing protein: MKKIAYSLLLLAGVAIQSTTFAAGDTIRFGVDATYPPFEFKEADGTIAGFEVDLGNAICEKMGKECVWVSTNFDGLIPSLRVGKIDAIFSSLGISEKRKKVVDFSDRTWSGFSSMVSLTSKKLIPTAESLKGKTIGVQQGTMQEDFAKKKLVPKGIRVQSYQTQDQVYADLLNGRIDASLQDMTQAQVNFIEGGNHGDFSNHKVVDKLLPADSAIAIRKGDAETAKLINDGIKAIHADDTYITIQRKYFGELDLYNK; this comes from the coding sequence ATGAAAAAAATCGCTTATTCTCTGCTTTTACTGGCTGGTGTTGCAATACAGTCTACGACTTTTGCTGCTGGTGATACCATTCGTTTTGGTGTTGATGCAACTTATCCTCCTTTTGAGTTCAAAGAAGCTGATGGCACGATAGCTGGTTTTGAAGTTGATCTTGGTAATGCCATTTGTGAAAAAATGGGTAAGGAATGTGTATGGGTTTCAACTAACTTTGATGGCCTTATTCCTAGCTTACGTGTTGGAAAAATTGATGCGATTTTCTCTTCTTTGGGTATTTCTGAAAAACGCAAGAAAGTAGTCGATTTTTCTGATCGTACATGGTCTGGTTTTTCTTCTATGGTGAGCCTTACTTCTAAAAAATTAATACCAACGGCAGAATCTTTAAAAGGCAAAACGATTGGTGTTCAACAAGGCACAATGCAAGAAGACTTTGCAAAGAAAAAATTAGTACCTAAAGGTATTCGAGTTCAATCTTACCAAACTCAAGATCAAGTCTATGCTGATTTATTAAACGGCCGTATTGACGCTTCACTACAAGATATGACTCAAGCTCAAGTTAATTTTATTGAAGGAGGAAATCATGGCGATTTTTCAAATCATAAAGTGGTTGATAAGTTGTTGCCTGCTGACTCTGCGATAGCAATTCGTAAAGGTGATGCTGAAACTGCAAAATTAATTAATGATGGTATAAAAGCGATTCATGCTGATGATACTTACATTACGATTCAACGTAAGTATTTTGGTGAATTAGATCTTTATAATAAATAG
- a CDS encoding succinylglutamate desuccinylase/aspartoacylase family protein, with translation MKHHQSPLISPVLGTHRNIDSFHFGTPNSGKKIYIQASLHADELPGMLVAWKLKQQLITLEEQGHIQGEIVLVPMANPIGQNQHLMDVHLGRYELESGQNFNRDYFDTFEEVVSRVENNLSDDPEKNKKLIRLVLHEAMQSWNVETEIHSQQKILQSLSCDADIIIDMHCDFEAVQHVYSTYYSWDSIAPLAHYLNSKAHLLADETGGKPFDSAFDMVWKRLQDRFGDIIPKACQSVTLELRGQADVYHKESDRDAKALINYLRHLNIVTDQPADTLTTDAIPATDLAAVEPLKSNMGGVLVHCVDIGENVVTGQLIAEVINPITDEIQQIRSSQPGLLFSRSLRRTATAGMLVAHVAGEKTIRSGYLLAP, from the coding sequence ATGAAGCATCATCAAAGTCCATTAATTTCACCTGTTCTAGGTACGCACCGTAATATAGACAGCTTTCATTTTGGAACGCCTAATAGTGGTAAAAAAATCTATATTCAAGCTTCGTTACATGCTGATGAATTACCGGGTATGTTAGTGGCTTGGAAACTCAAGCAACAATTAATTACATTAGAAGAACAAGGTCATATTCAAGGTGAGATCGTTTTGGTGCCTATGGCTAACCCGATTGGTCAAAATCAACATTTAATGGATGTACACCTCGGGCGATATGAATTAGAAAGTGGACAAAATTTTAACCGTGATTATTTCGATACTTTTGAAGAAGTTGTTTCGCGAGTCGAAAATAACCTAAGCGACGATCCAGAAAAAAATAAGAAGCTGATCCGTTTGGTATTACACGAAGCAATGCAAAGCTGGAATGTAGAAACCGAAATACATTCTCAGCAAAAAATATTACAAAGTTTATCTTGTGATGCTGACATTATTATTGATATGCATTGTGATTTTGAGGCTGTACAGCACGTTTACAGTACATATTATTCTTGGGATAGCATTGCACCACTTGCACATTATCTAAACTCAAAAGCTCATTTGCTAGCAGATGAAACGGGTGGTAAACCTTTTGATTCAGCTTTTGATATGGTGTGGAAACGCTTGCAAGATCGTTTTGGCGATATTATCCCTAAAGCCTGTCAATCAGTTACTTTAGAATTACGTGGACAAGCTGATGTCTATCATAAAGAAAGTGATCGAGACGCTAAAGCTTTAATCAATTATTTACGCCATTTAAATATAGTAACTGATCAACCTGCTGATACTTTAACTACAGATGCAATACCAGCGACAGATTTAGCGGCTGTCGAGCCACTTAAGAGTAATATGGGGGGGGTATTAGTACATTGTGTCGATATTGGTGAAAATGTGGTGACAGGACAGTTAATTGCAGAGGTGATTAACCCTATTACTGATGAAATACAGCAAATAAGATCTTCTCAGCCCGGTTTGTTATTTTCTCGTTCATTACGCCGTACAGCAACAGCTGGAATGTTAGTTGCCCATGTCGCAGGTGAAAAAACAATTCGTAGCGGTTATTTACTCGCACCTTAA
- a CDS encoding DUF3892 domain-containing protein: MTQRKITGVRKNAKDTITHALIEGNSRATSIKTLVGMADKELIADVNSVHSKKSASHIRANPDGKTKNNLANLPKI, encoded by the coding sequence ATGACACAAAGAAAAATTACTGGTGTTCGAAAAAATGCAAAAGATACAATTACACATGCACTTATCGAGGGTAACTCTAGAGCGACTTCAATTAAAACCCTTGTTGGCATGGCCGACAAAGAGTTAATAGCTGACGTAAACTCGGTACATTCGAAAAAATCAGCTTCACATATAAGGGCAAACCCAGACGGTAAAACTAAGAACAATCTAGCAAACTTACCCAAGATATAA
- a CDS encoding flavin monoamine oxidase family protein: MHINNIIIGGGLSGLLSAWYLQKQGIPYLLLEAKPNLGGRILGVKDTSTEHYHDLGPTWIFPHQFNIQQLLEELNIPYVEQYTKGDALFQKQGNQGIIRTEGAGAASMYRVIGGMTTIINVMYSKIDSRNIKTEHVVTNTTKVDDQWIITAKNNNETKSFHANNLILALPPRMIVEHLTPIHWASSELIEHFKKVPTWMAAQAKFISIYHSSFWREKGLSGQAFSQQGPMQEMHDACSIDISETGEQVNLTNALFGFIGVPANHRQQYDESQIKEACLNQLNQLYENSEEELDSILYKDWATDEFVASARDINEPPKHPDFPMDQHMTELTQKNIFLAGSEFSRIDAGYLEGAVCAVNDVMTKIINTDNR; encoded by the coding sequence ATGCACATTAACAACATTATTATAGGCGGTGGTTTATCTGGATTATTGAGTGCCTGGTATTTACAAAAACAAGGGATACCTTATTTACTTTTGGAAGCTAAACCAAATCTCGGCGGTAGGATATTAGGTGTAAAAGACACCTCCACAGAGCATTATCATGATTTAGGACCTACGTGGATTTTCCCTCATCAATTCAATATACAACAGTTACTTGAAGAACTTAACATACCGTATGTTGAGCAATATACGAAAGGCGATGCCTTATTTCAAAAACAAGGTAATCAAGGAATCATAAGAACCGAAGGTGCGGGTGCTGCAAGTATGTATCGTGTCATTGGCGGCATGACCACAATAATTAATGTCATGTATAGTAAGATTGATTCACGCAATATAAAAACAGAACATGTTGTTACCAATACAACAAAAGTCGATGACCAATGGATAATAACAGCAAAAAATAACAATGAGACTAAATCGTTTCATGCAAATAACCTTATATTAGCATTACCTCCTCGCATGATTGTAGAACATCTGACACCCATTCATTGGGCTTCATCTGAACTTATTGAGCACTTTAAAAAAGTACCAACATGGATGGCTGCGCAAGCAAAATTCATTTCAATCTATCATTCTAGTTTTTGGCGCGAAAAGGGGTTGTCTGGACAAGCATTTAGCCAACAAGGCCCCATGCAAGAAATGCATGACGCTTGCTCTATCGATATTTCAGAAACGGGGGAACAGGTTAACCTGACAAATGCCTTATTTGGCTTTATTGGTGTGCCGGCTAATCATCGACAACAATATGATGAATCGCAAATAAAAGAGGCTTGCCTCAATCAATTGAATCAACTGTATGAGAATTCAGAAGAAGAACTTGATTCAATATTATATAAAGATTGGGCAACCGACGAATTTGTTGCTTCTGCACGTGATATTAATGAACCGCCAAAACATCCTGACTTTCCTATGGATCAACATATGACTGAATTAACTCAAAAGAATATATTTTTAGCAGGCAGTGAGTTTTCTCGTATAGATGCTGGTTATTTAGAAGGCGCAGTTTGCGCCGTGAATGATGTGATGACCAAAATAATAAATACAGATAACAGATAA
- a CDS encoding ABC transporter permease: MQDLFSKAFSLVDLGGYGHLLLQGTWMTVKLSLLSFFLAMVIGVFTALIKSSKNVFLGFLATCYTTLIRGVPDLVLMLLIFYGVQNWIGQLTKIFGWEFIYIDPFSAGVITLAFIYGAYFSETFRGALQAIPKGQKEAALAFGLSESQSFRYVIFPQMMRFSIPGLSNVWQVIIKATALISIIGLNDLINAAVEAGKSTNKVFLFLILAAVIFLIYSILSNIAFALLKKYFQIGVKEAN; this comes from the coding sequence ATGCAAGACCTTTTTTCTAAAGCCTTTTCACTTGTTGATCTCGGCGGGTATGGACATCTTTTACTACAAGGCACTTGGATGACAGTAAAGCTTTCTTTACTGTCATTTTTCCTTGCAATGGTCATTGGCGTTTTCACTGCCTTAATTAAATCTTCTAAAAATGTATTTCTTGGTTTTTTAGCAACCTGCTATACAACCCTTATTCGTGGTGTTCCTGATTTAGTTTTAATGCTTTTAATTTTTTATGGTGTACAAAATTGGATAGGGCAATTAACCAAAATATTTGGATGGGAATTTATTTATATCGATCCATTTAGTGCTGGTGTTATTACGCTTGCTTTTATTTATGGCGCTTACTTTTCTGAAACTTTTAGAGGTGCATTACAAGCGATACCCAAAGGGCAGAAAGAAGCTGCGCTTGCTTTTGGTTTATCTGAAAGTCAAAGTTTTCGTTATGTTATTTTTCCTCAAATGATGCGTTTTTCAATTCCTGGATTATCTAATGTTTGGCAAGTCATTATCAAGGCTACTGCTTTGATTTCTATTATTGGTTTAAATGACTTAATCAATGCGGCTGTTGAAGCTGGTAAGTCGACTAATAAAGTGTTTTTGTTTTTGATTCTTGCTGCTGTTATTTTTCTCATTTATTCAATTCTAAGTAATATTGCATTCGCTTTATTGAAAAAATATTTCCAAATCGGTGTTAAGGAAGCAAACTAA
- a CDS encoding PQQ-dependent sugar dehydrogenase, translating into MKYWQKLLFISLSLLATSAQAMQPLPINEDKTPYQTETIWPEITIPWGMVQLPNGKMLATERSGKLWLLTEGKPSIEITGFA; encoded by the coding sequence ATGAAATATTGGCAAAAACTACTCTTCATTTCCCTCAGCCTGTTAGCGACTTCAGCTCAAGCTATGCAACCTCTTCCTATTAATGAAGATAAAACACCATATCAAACAGAAACAATATGGCCAGAGATAACTATCCCTTGGGGAATGGTTCAATTACCTAATGGTAAAATGTTAGCAACGGAACGTTCGGGCAAGCTATGGTTATTAACTGAAGGCAAACCTTCCATTGAAATAACCGGTTTTGCCTGA